The Stomoxys calcitrans chromosome 3, idStoCalc2.1, whole genome shotgun sequence genome includes a region encoding these proteins:
- the LOC131996173 gene encoding histone H1-like: protein MSDASVVEATASPVASVEKKAPKKAAAKAKKPSAAPSHPPTQQMVDAAIKTLKERGGSSLPAIKKYLASTYKVDAVKLAPFIKKYLKSAVASGKLIQTKGKGASGSFKLSPSASKEPKAKSAEKKKKAPASDKKKKAAAPKKAAGEKKAAAKKPSAAKKTAEKKKTEKAKAKTAKKTGTVKAKPAKTAAKASATKPKAPKAKTTAAKPKKAAAAKKPAAKKTALHAGSESINTAVMVRTNIDR from the exons atgtctgacgcctccgttgttgaagccaccgcatctccagtcgcctctgttgagaaaaaggcacctaagaaagccgctgccaaggcaaagaaaccctctgctgccccaagccatccaccaacccaacaaatggtcgatgctgccatcaaaacattgaaagaacgtggtggttcctcattgcctgccatcaagaaatacttggccagcacatacaaagttgatgctgtaaaattggccccattcatcaagaagtacttgaagagcgctgttgctagtggaaaattgatccaaactaaaggtaagggtgcctccggttcattcaaattgtccccatctgcctcgaaggaacctaaagcaaagagcgctgaaaagaagaagaaggcccCAGCCAGtgataagaaaaagaaggcagcagcacccaaaaaggcagccggtgaaaagaaagccgctgcaaagaagccttccgctgctaaaaagaccgccgagaagaagaagaccgaaaaggccaaggctaaaactgccaaaaagacaggtacagttaaagctaaacccgcaaaaacagccgccaaagcatcagccactaaaccaaaggcacccaaggcaaaaaccaccgctgccaagcccaaaaaggctgccgcagcaaagaagccagctgccaagaagaccgcc CTACACGCTGGATCCGAAAGTATAAATACTGCAGTCATGGTGCGAACTAATATAGATCGATGA